In one Streptomyces sp. NBC_01241 genomic region, the following are encoded:
- a CDS encoding DUF3017 domain-containing protein: MGAGTSPADPAAAADRTSPVPSEVQTDTDAGAGSDVAGAGAGADHGHGVADEAVVDEAVVDEAVVDEAAAGRGEVEAAAGDDTGAADTGPGSAPEGAPAARPSRRFPLFTRDTARPEGGGRAASGTAPAPARQWPLLAVLCTAGIGLLIVAVDPFAEAFRIGTMLIGVALIGGAVLRIVVPSVGMLAVRSRFTDLVTYGLLGFLIVVLALVAQPKPWLDIPFLEDAVHFAIR; the protein is encoded by the coding sequence ATGGGTGCTGGTACGAGTCCGGCCGACCCGGCCGCCGCGGCGGACCGGACGTCTCCGGTGCCGTCGGAGGTGCAAACAGACACGGACGCGGGGGCGGGGTCGGACGTGGCCGGAGCAGGAGCGGGCGCCGATCACGGTCACGGTGTGGCGGACGAGGCCGTGGTGGACGAGGCCGTGGTGGACGAGGCCGTGGTGGACGAGGCCGCAGCGGGCCGTGGCGAGGTGGAAGCGGCTGCCGGTGATGACACCGGTGCCGCGGACACCGGTCCCGGAAGTGCCCCCGAGGGCGCCCCGGCCGCACGCCCGTCGCGGAGGTTCCCGTTGTTCACCCGGGACACCGCGCGCCCCGAGGGCGGTGGCCGGGCCGCGTCCGGGACCGCGCCCGCCCCGGCCCGGCAGTGGCCGCTGCTCGCCGTGCTCTGCACGGCCGGGATCGGGCTGCTGATCGTGGCCGTCGACCCGTTCGCCGAGGCCTTCAGGATCGGCACGATGCTGATCGGCGTGGCCCTCATCGGGGGCGCCGTGCTGCGGATCGTCGTCCCGTCGGTGGGCATGCTGGCGGTCCGTTCCCGCTTCACCGACCTGGTGACGTACGGACTGCTCGGCTTCCTCATCGTGGTGCTCGCGCTGGTGGCGCAGCCCAAGCCGTGGCTGGACATTCCGTTCCTGGAGGACGCGGTCCACTTCGCGATCCGCTGA
- a CDS encoding RDD family protein, with product MSFGDPNPNPNNPYGQQPNQPPQGQPGYGYPQQPPQGVPSQGQPGYGYPQQPGQAPYGAPPQYPGQQPGGTLQANNGYINVAGLGTVELATMGRRLGARALDAVAYGILYAIFSVIGVASIVGASKSIDDCSSTEYGTAAYNQCMNDAADASVGILAGFFGFIAVFALIALLYEWLMVSIWGATLGKMVLNVKVVKESTGQAPGLGAGFIRWIIPMVGSLFCGLGTLLVYLSPFFDNSGKLQGWHDRAGSTIVIKTK from the coding sequence ATGAGTTTCGGCGACCCGAACCCGAATCCGAACAACCCGTACGGCCAGCAGCCGAACCAGCCGCCGCAGGGCCAGCCCGGTTACGGCTACCCGCAGCAGCCGCCGCAGGGCGTACCGTCGCAGGGCCAGCCGGGCTACGGCTATCCGCAGCAGCCGGGCCAGGCCCCGTACGGTGCGCCTCCGCAGTACCCGGGCCAGCAGCCGGGCGGCACCCTCCAGGCCAACAACGGCTACATCAACGTCGCGGGCCTCGGCACCGTCGAACTCGCCACGATGGGGCGTCGCCTGGGCGCGCGTGCACTGGACGCCGTCGCGTACGGCATCCTCTACGCGATCTTCTCGGTGATCGGCGTCGCGAGCATCGTGGGCGCCTCGAAGTCCATCGACGACTGCAGCAGCACCGAGTACGGCACCGCTGCCTACAACCAGTGCATGAACGACGCGGCCGACGCCAGCGTCGGCATCCTCGCAGGCTTCTTCGGCTTCATCGCCGTGTTCGCGCTGATCGCGCTGCTCTACGAATGGCTGATGGTCTCCATCTGGGGCGCCACGCTCGGCAAGATGGTCCTCAACGTCAAGGTCGTCAAGGAGAGCACCGGCCAGGCCCCCGGTCTGGGTGCGGGCTTCATCCGCTGGATCATCCCGATGGTCGGCTCGCTCTTCTGCGGTCTCGGCACGCTGCTGGTCTACCTCTCCCCCTTCTTCGACAACTCGGGCAAGCTCCAGGGCTGGCACGACCGCGCGGGCAGCACGATCGTCATCAAGACGAAGTGA
- the purH gene encoding bifunctional phosphoribosylaminoimidazolecarboxamide formyltransferase/IMP cyclohydrolase, which produces MSVNKPIRRALVSVYDKTGLEDLARGLHEAGVELVSTGSTAGRIAAAGVPVTKVEELTGFPECLDGRVKTLHPRVHAGILADLRLDAHREQLAELGVEPFDLVVVNLYPFKETVASGASADECVEQIDIGGPSMVRAAAKNHPSVAVVTSPERYADVLAAVKAGGFDLTARKRLAAEAFQHTAAYDVAVASWFADDYAAADDSGFPDFFGATYERKNVLRYGENPHQPAALYTSGAGGLAEAEQLHGKEMSYNNYTDTDAARRAAYDHAEPCVAIIKHANPCGIAIADDVAEAHRNAHACDPLSAFGGVIAVNRPVTVAMAEQVAEIFTEVIVAPAYEDGAVEVLARKKNIRVLRCPDAPSAEVEVKPIDGGALLQVTDRLQAEGDDPANWTLATGEALSVDELKELAFAWKACRAVKSNAILLAKGGASVGVGMGQVNRVDSAKLAVERAGEERAQGSYAASDAFFPFPDGLEILTAAGIRAVAQPGGSVRDELVVEAAKKAGVTMYFTGTRHFFH; this is translated from the coding sequence ATGTCGGTGAATAAGCCCATCCGTCGCGCCCTGGTCAGTGTTTACGACAAGACGGGGCTCGAAGACCTCGCCCGCGGTCTGCACGAGGCGGGTGTCGAGCTGGTCTCCACCGGCTCCACCGCCGGGAGGATCGCCGCCGCCGGGGTGCCGGTCACCAAGGTCGAGGAGCTCACCGGCTTCCCCGAGTGCCTGGACGGCCGCGTCAAGACGCTGCACCCGCGCGTCCACGCCGGCATCCTCGCGGACCTGCGCCTGGACGCCCACCGCGAGCAGCTCGCCGAACTCGGCGTGGAGCCGTTCGACCTGGTGGTCGTGAACCTCTACCCGTTCAAGGAGACCGTCGCCTCCGGCGCGTCCGCCGACGAGTGCGTGGAACAGATCGACATCGGCGGCCCGTCCATGGTCCGCGCCGCCGCCAAGAACCATCCGTCCGTTGCCGTCGTCACCAGCCCCGAGCGGTACGCCGACGTCCTCGCCGCGGTCAAGGCCGGCGGCTTCGACCTGACCGCCCGCAAGCGGCTGGCCGCCGAGGCGTTCCAGCACACCGCCGCGTACGACGTGGCCGTGGCGTCCTGGTTCGCCGACGACTACGCCGCCGCCGACGACTCGGGCTTCCCCGACTTCTTCGGTGCCACGTACGAGCGCAAGAACGTCTTGCGGTACGGCGAGAACCCGCACCAGCCCGCCGCGCTCTACACCTCCGGCGCCGGTGGCCTGGCCGAGGCGGAGCAGCTGCACGGCAAGGAGATGTCGTACAACAACTACACGGACACCGACGCCGCGCGCCGGGCCGCGTACGACCACGCCGAGCCGTGCGTCGCGATCATCAAGCACGCCAACCCGTGCGGCATCGCGATCGCCGACGACGTCGCCGAGGCACACCGCAACGCGCACGCCTGTGACCCGCTGTCGGCGTTCGGTGGCGTCATCGCCGTCAACCGCCCGGTGACGGTGGCCATGGCCGAGCAGGTCGCGGAGATCTTCACCGAGGTCATCGTCGCCCCGGCGTACGAGGACGGCGCCGTCGAGGTGCTCGCCCGCAAGAAGAACATCCGCGTGCTGCGCTGCCCCGACGCCCCGTCCGCCGAGGTCGAGGTCAAGCCGATCGACGGCGGCGCGCTGCTTCAGGTGACCGACCGCCTCCAGGCCGAGGGCGACGACCCGGCCAACTGGACGCTGGCCACGGGTGAGGCGCTCTCCGTCGACGAGCTCAAGGAGCTCGCCTTCGCGTGGAAGGCGTGCCGCGCGGTCAAGTCCAACGCGATCCTGCTGGCCAAGGGCGGTGCCTCGGTCGGCGTCGGCATGGGCCAGGTCAACCGGGTCGACTCCGCGAAGCTGGCCGTCGAGCGGGCGGGCGAGGAACGTGCACAGGGCTCGTACGCCGCGTCCGACGCGTTCTTCCCGTTCCCGGACGGGCTGGAGATCCTGACCGCGGCCGGCATCAGGGCCGTGGCCCAGCCGGGCGGTTCGGTCCGCGACGAACTGGTCGTCGAGGCTGCGAAGAAGGCGGGCGTGACCATGTACTTCACGGGTACGCGGCACTTCTTCCACTGA
- a CDS encoding bifunctional methylenetetrahydrofolate dehydrogenase/methenyltetrahydrofolate cyclohydrolase encodes MTAQILDGKATAAVIKSDLTVRVAALKAQGITPGLGTLLVGDDPGSRWYVNGKHRDCAQVGIGSIQRELPDTATQEEIEDVVRELNDNPECTGYIVQLPLPKGIDTNRILELMDPAKDADGLHPMNLGRLVLNETGPLPCTPQGVVQLLRHHDVEINGAHVVVVGRGVTIGRSIPLLLTRKSENATVTQCHTGTRDLSAQLKQADIIVAAAGVPHIIKPEDVKPGAAVLDVGVSRDENGKIVGDVHPGVAEVAAWISPNPGGVGPMTRAQLLVNVVEAAERNAADAV; translated from the coding sequence ATGACTGCCCAGATTCTCGATGGCAAGGCCACCGCAGCCGTGATCAAGTCCGATCTCACCGTCCGCGTGGCGGCCCTCAAGGCGCAGGGCATCACCCCTGGCCTGGGAACCCTGCTCGTCGGGGACGATCCGGGCAGCCGGTGGTACGTGAACGGCAAGCACCGCGACTGCGCGCAGGTCGGCATCGGCTCCATCCAGCGCGAACTCCCCGACACCGCCACCCAGGAGGAGATCGAGGACGTCGTACGGGAGCTCAACGACAACCCTGAGTGCACGGGCTACATCGTGCAGCTTCCCCTCCCCAAGGGGATCGACACCAACCGCATCCTGGAACTGATGGATCCGGCCAAGGACGCCGACGGCCTGCACCCGATGAACCTCGGCCGGCTCGTGCTCAACGAGACCGGCCCGCTGCCCTGCACCCCGCAGGGCGTCGTCCAGCTGCTGCGCCACCACGACGTGGAGATCAACGGCGCGCATGTCGTGGTCGTCGGCCGCGGCGTCACCATCGGCCGCTCGATCCCGCTGCTGCTGACCCGTAAGTCCGAGAACGCCACCGTCACCCAGTGCCACACCGGTACGCGTGACCTCTCCGCCCAGCTCAAGCAGGCCGACATCATCGTCGCCGCCGCCGGAGTGCCGCACATCATCAAGCCCGAGGACGTGAAGCCGGGCGCGGCCGTGCTCGACGTGGGCGTCAGCCGGGACGAGAACGGCAAGATCGTCGGGGACGTCCACCCGGGCGTCGCCGAGGTCGCCGCGTGGATCTCCCCGAACCCCGGTGGTGTCGGCCCGATGACCCGCGCCCAGCTGCTCGTCAACGTGGTCGAGGCGGCCGAGCGCAACGCGGCCGACGCCGTCTGA
- the purN gene encoding phosphoribosylglycinamide formyltransferase produces the protein MASPPPSPAPARLVVLVSGSGTNLQALLDAIGDDPEGFGAQVVAVGADRSGIVGLERAERAGLPTFVCRVKDYATREEWDAALAAATTEHRPDLVVSAGFMKIVGKEFLARFGGRIINTHPALLPSFPGAHGVRDALAYGVKVTGCTVHFVDDGVDTGPIIAQGVVEVTEEDTTEGEAALHERIKEVERKLLVEAVGRLARDGYRIEGRKVHLGHVGE, from the coding sequence GTGGCCTCCCCGCCCCCTTCCCCCGCACCGGCCCGTCTGGTCGTCCTGGTTTCCGGCTCCGGTACGAACCTCCAAGCCCTGCTCGACGCCATCGGCGACGACCCCGAGGGCTTCGGTGCCCAGGTCGTCGCGGTCGGCGCCGACCGCTCCGGCATCGTCGGTCTGGAACGGGCGGAGCGCGCCGGACTGCCTACCTTCGTGTGCCGGGTCAAGGACTACGCCACTCGCGAGGAATGGGATGCGGCACTCGCGGCCGCGACGACCGAGCACCGCCCGGACCTCGTGGTGTCCGCGGGGTTCATGAAGATCGTGGGCAAGGAGTTCCTCGCCCGGTTCGGCGGCCGGATCATCAACACCCACCCCGCCCTGCTCCCCAGCTTTCCCGGTGCCCATGGGGTGCGTGACGCACTTGCGTACGGCGTGAAGGTCACCGGGTGCACCGTCCACTTCGTCGACGACGGCGTCGACACCGGTCCGATCATCGCGCAGGGCGTGGTCGAGGTGACCGAAGAGGACACGACGGAGGGCGAAGCCGCTCTCCACGAACGCATCAAGGAAGTCGAGCGCAAGCTGCTCGTCGAGGCCGTAGGGCGGCTCGCCCGTGACGGCTATCGCATTGAGGGACGAAAGGTTCATCTCGGTCATGTCGGTGAATAA
- a CDS encoding cell division protein PerM has translation MTEGSPSLSAEQGRSAVLAFTFLRGVLAAGLGLGALTVLVMVLWISSPAPDDGPGGALHAAAGLWLLAHGAELIRTGTLGGAPAPVGLVPLLLTVAPVWLVHRAARDALEQDEGRPAPSAAATFALVVGGYLLVGAAVALYARGGSLTVHAPSLFFPAAILVAGAAAAGVWTASGRPIGPPPSWAPVRLHEELARSGFRKRADTVCRSAVAGVAVLVGGGALLVAVGLVWHAPAAQQSFVQLSGDWAGRVSVVLLALVLVPNAAVWGAAFGLGPGFALGTASTVTPLAFSGRPALPVFPLLAAVPGQGPGTAPNWAAAAVPVAAGVTVAWFTMRRAAPAHAGRDEVWSLRETALTAGLGALGCGVGTAVLAAAAGGPLGTRSLAEFGPVWWLTGAAALAWTALLGVPGALLVRAWRLRGGERGPAQEATAAEGAAEGAAEGAPVAQAPAEVPGPVPQRTADDRRWWTRSGRREADEKAEPVSTPGTLPTPVCTPGGPPAAANGGKGEDSESYDFLPTGPWHERTTVRPPEEAGPS, from the coding sequence GTGACCGAAGGAAGCCCGTCGTTGTCGGCAGAGCAGGGCCGGTCCGCCGTACTGGCCTTCACCTTCCTGCGTGGGGTTCTCGCGGCCGGGCTGGGGCTGGGTGCCCTCACCGTGCTCGTCATGGTGCTGTGGATCAGCTCTCCGGCCCCCGACGACGGCCCCGGCGGGGCCCTCCACGCGGCGGCCGGGCTCTGGCTGCTCGCCCATGGCGCCGAACTGATCAGGACCGGCACGCTCGGCGGAGCCCCCGCTCCCGTGGGCCTCGTCCCGCTGCTGCTCACCGTGGCACCGGTGTGGCTGGTGCACCGCGCGGCCCGGGATGCCCTGGAGCAGGACGAGGGGCGTCCGGCGCCCTCGGCGGCGGCCACGTTCGCCTTGGTCGTCGGCGGATATCTGCTGGTCGGGGCCGCTGTCGCGCTCTACGCGCGGGGCGGTTCGCTGACCGTGCACGCACCCTCGCTGTTCTTCCCTGCGGCCATTTTGGTGGCGGGCGCGGCGGCGGCCGGGGTCTGGACGGCATCCGGGCGCCCGATCGGGCCGCCGCCGTCCTGGGCGCCGGTGCGCCTGCACGAGGAGCTGGCGCGTTCCGGGTTCAGGAAGCGTGCCGACACGGTGTGCCGGTCGGCGGTGGCCGGGGTGGCGGTGCTGGTGGGCGGCGGGGCGCTACTTGTCGCTGTGGGGCTGGTCTGGCATGCCCCGGCGGCTCAGCAGTCGTTCGTCCAGCTCTCGGGCGACTGGGCGGGCCGGGTCTCGGTGGTACTGCTCGCGCTGGTGCTGGTGCCGAACGCGGCGGTGTGGGGTGCCGCGTTCGGACTCGGGCCGGGTTTCGCGCTCGGTACGGCGTCCACGGTCACCCCGCTCGCGTTCTCGGGGCGCCCGGCGCTGCCCGTCTTCCCGTTGCTCGCCGCGGTGCCGGGCCAGGGTCCGGGGACGGCCCCGAACTGGGCGGCCGCGGCGGTGCCGGTCGCGGCCGGGGTGACGGTCGCCTGGTTCACGATGCGCCGGGCCGCGCCCGCCCATGCCGGACGGGACGAGGTGTGGAGCCTGCGCGAGACCGCGCTGACGGCCGGGCTGGGGGCGCTGGGGTGCGGGGTGGGTACGGCGGTGCTGGCCGCGGCTGCGGGAGGGCCGCTCGGCACCCGGTCGCTGGCGGAGTTCGGCCCGGTGTGGTGGCTGACCGGTGCGGCGGCCCTGGCGTGGACGGCGCTGCTCGGCGTTCCCGGGGCGCTCCTGGTGCGGGCCTGGCGGCTGCGGGGCGGCGAGCGGGGCCCGGCGCAGGAGGCGACGGCAGCGGAAGGAGCAGCGGAAGGAGCAGCGGAAGGCGCGCCCGTTGCCCAGGCGCCTGCGGAGGTGCCCGGGCCAGTGCCTCAGCGGACGGCCGACGACCGACGGTGGTGGACGCGGTCCGGGCGCCGGGAAGCGGACGAGAAGGCCGAGCCGGTGTCCACGCCGGGAACGCTGCCCACCCCCGTATGCACCCCCGGGGGGCCGCCTGCCGCGGCGAACGGCGGGAAGGGCGAGGACTCCGAGTCGTACGACTTCCTGCCGACCGGTCCCTGGCACGAACGGACGACGGTCCGGCCTCCCGAGGAGGCCGGACCGTCGTGA
- the sucC gene encoding ADP-forming succinate--CoA ligase subunit beta — protein MDLFEYQARDLFAKHGVPVLAGEVIDTPEAAREATERLGGKSVVKAQVKVGGRGKAGGVKLAATPEEAVARATDILGMDIKGHTVHKVMIAETAPEILEEYYVSYLLDRTNRTFLAMASVQGGMDIEEVAEKTPEALAKVPVDSNSGVTIEKAREIVAQAKFPAEVAEKVAEVLVTLWETFVAEDALLVEVNPLAKVASGDVLALDGKVSLDENADFRQPEHEALEDKAAANPLEAAAKAKNLNYVKLDGEVGIIGNGAGLVMSTLDVVAYAGENHGNVKPANFLDIGGGASAEVMANGLEIILGDPDVKSVFVNVFGGITACDEVANGIVQALALLKSKGEEVTKPLVVRLDGNNAELGRKILSDANHPLVQRVDTMDGAADKAAELAAAAL, from the coding sequence GTGGACCTGTTCGAGTACCAGGCGAGGGACCTCTTCGCCAAGCACGGTGTACCGGTGCTGGCCGGTGAAGTCATCGACACGCCTGAGGCAGCCCGCGAGGCGACCGAGCGGCTGGGCGGCAAGTCGGTCGTCAAGGCGCAGGTGAAGGTCGGCGGCCGCGGCAAGGCCGGCGGCGTCAAGCTGGCCGCCACCCCCGAGGAGGCGGTCGCCCGCGCGACCGACATTCTCGGCATGGACATCAAGGGCCACACGGTCCACAAGGTGATGATCGCCGAGACCGCGCCGGAGATTCTTGAGGAGTACTACGTCTCGTACCTCCTCGACCGCACCAACCGCACCTTCCTGGCCATGGCCTCGGTGCAGGGCGGCATGGACATCGAGGAGGTCGCGGAGAAGACCCCCGAGGCCCTCGCGAAGGTCCCGGTCGACTCCAACTCCGGAGTCACGATCGAGAAGGCCCGCGAGATCGTCGCCCAGGCGAAGTTCCCGGCCGAGGTCGCCGAGAAGGTCGCCGAGGTCCTGGTGACGCTGTGGGAGACCTTCGTCGCCGAGGACGCGCTCCTCGTCGAGGTCAACCCGCTCGCCAAGGTCGCCTCCGGTGACGTCCTCGCGCTGGACGGCAAGGTGTCTCTCGACGAGAACGCCGACTTCCGTCAGCCCGAGCACGAGGCGCTCGAGGACAAGGCCGCGGCCAACCCGCTCGAGGCTGCCGCCAAGGCCAAGAACCTCAACTACGTCAAGCTCGACGGCGAGGTCGGCATCATCGGTAACGGTGCCGGTCTGGTCATGTCGACGCTGGACGTCGTCGCGTACGCCGGTGAGAACCACGGCAACGTGAAGCCCGCCAACTTCCTCGACATCGGTGGCGGTGCCTCCGCCGAGGTCATGGCGAACGGCCTGGAGATCATCCTCGGCGACCCGGACGTCAAGTCCGTCTTCGTCAACGTCTTCGGCGGCATCACCGCCTGTGACGAGGTTGCCAACGGCATCGTCCAGGCGCTTGCACTGCTCAAGTCCAAGGGCGAGGAAGTCACCAAGCCGCTGGTCGTGCGCCTCGACGGCAACAACGCGGAGCTGGGTCGCAAGATCCTTTCCGACGCCAACCACCCGCTCGTGCAGCGCGTGGACACCATGGACGGCGCGGCCGACAAGGCCGCCGAGCTCGCCGCGGCTGCGCTGTGA
- a CDS encoding sigma factor-like helix-turn-helix DNA-binding protein, with product MTQSSPDVVAAPPLTSPKERRRLREAKSLSEKQVAKAVDVTGAPSSSARTEPTTSSTRPKAAVKQTARPATPTTVAWLSKPVTLAKPPSRPPTPAAVTGSSAMAPTEPGTTPDLPGTPDASGASEAPDEATAPAVEAAAAAASEAAEAAAAAAEAAAVEDFDALYKHCAVALFRQTFLLTGRRSRSQESVARAFALAWDRWPEVVADRDPVGWVRAAAYEYAMSPWHRLRRTRRELDPPPAEPGARALLDALLDLPPSYRRALLLHDGVGLGLPETAAETEASTPATASRLMNARAAVAERLPELAEPSSPAEQSALLHQQLGALAEAQTPGSLPSPDVIRTDSEHRAQLWTKAVISFAVLLVAATLFTLATAQTRYEPPESPAQQVEGVPPRSGPQKLTPQDLDLRQQLRGKLVQGPARLLPHPG from the coding sequence ATGACGCAGAGTTCGCCCGATGTGGTCGCCGCCCCTCCGCTCACCTCCCCCAAGGAGCGCCGCAGACTGCGTGAGGCGAAGTCGCTGAGTGAAAAGCAGGTCGCGAAGGCGGTGGACGTCACCGGGGCCCCGTCTTCGAGCGCCCGGACCGAGCCCACCACGTCGAGCACCCGGCCGAAGGCCGCCGTCAAGCAGACGGCCCGCCCGGCGACGCCCACGACAGTCGCGTGGCTGTCCAAGCCGGTGACGTTGGCGAAACCGCCGTCCCGTCCTCCGACCCCCGCCGCAGTCACCGGGAGCTCCGCCATGGCCCCGACCGAGCCCGGCACCACCCCCGATCTGCCCGGCACCCCCGACGCATCCGGCGCGAGTGAAGCACCTGATGAGGCGACAGCGCCGGCCGTTGAGGCGGCAGCGGCGGCAGCATCGGAGGCGGCAGAGGCTGCGGCCGCTGCAGCAGAAGCCGCCGCGGTCGAGGATTTCGATGCCTTGTACAAGCACTGCGCTGTCGCCCTTTTCCGGCAGACGTTTCTGCTGACCGGGCGCCGGAGCCGCTCCCAGGAGTCCGTCGCACGGGCCTTCGCTCTGGCCTGGGACCGCTGGCCCGAGGTCGTGGCGGACCGGGATCCGGTGGGGTGGGTGCGGGCGGCTGCGTACGAGTACGCGATGTCGCCCTGGCACCGGCTGCGCCGCACACGCCGTGAGCTCGACCCGCCGCCGGCCGAACCCGGTGCGCGCGCACTGCTCGACGCGCTGCTCGACCTGCCGCCGTCGTACCGCCGCGCCCTGCTGCTCCACGACGGTGTCGGCCTGGGGCTGCCCGAGACCGCGGCGGAGACGGAGGCCAGCACTCCGGCGACGGCGAGCAGGCTGATGAACGCCCGTGCCGCGGTCGCGGAGCGGCTGCCCGAGCTGGCGGAGCCGTCGTCCCCCGCCGAGCAGTCGGCGCTCCTGCACCAACAGCTCGGCGCGCTCGCCGAGGCCCAGACCCCCGGCTCGCTCCCCTCGCCCGACGTGATCCGCACGGACAGCGAGCACCGGGCCCAGCTGTGGACCAAGGCGGTCATCTCCTTCGCGGTGCTGCTCGTCGCGGCGACGCTGTTCACCCTGGCGACGGCTCAGACGCGGTACGAGCCCCCGGAGTCACCCGCTCAGCAGGTCGAGGGGGTGCCGCCACGAAGTGGCCCGCAGAAGCTGACGCCGCAGGACCTGGACCTGCGGCAGCAGCTGCGCGGCAAACTCGTACAGGGCCCGGCCCGGCTGCTCCCCCACCCCGGCTGA
- a CDS encoding helix-turn-helix domain-containing protein codes for MPRWKALSDELDPQVREFAGQLRRLVDRRGLSIAAVADRTGYSRTSWERYLSGRLLAPRGAIVALAEATGTDQAHLTTMWELAERAWSRSETGQDVTVEPARISRARAALPLVPQQPPRPGGPVGGGRRLAVLLAGAVGTLLVLAGAALLAGAGR; via the coding sequence ATGCCTCGTTGGAAGGCGCTGTCGGACGAACTCGATCCGCAGGTGAGGGAGTTCGCCGGCCAGCTGCGCAGGCTCGTCGACCGCAGGGGGCTGAGCATCGCCGCGGTGGCCGACCGCACGGGCTACAGCAGGACGTCGTGGGAGCGGTATCTGAGCGGGCGGCTGCTCGCGCCCAGGGGGGCGATCGTCGCTCTCGCCGAGGCGACCGGCACCGACCAGGCACACCTGACGACCATGTGGGAGCTGGCCGAGCGGGCCTGGAGCCGTTCCGAGACGGGCCAGGACGTGACCGTGGAGCCGGCCAGGATCTCCCGGGCGCGTGCCGCGCTCCCGCTGGTGCCGCAGCAGCCACCGCGACCGGGCGGCCCGGTCGGTGGTGGCAGACGGCTGGCCGTGCTCCTCGCGGGCGCGGTCGGCACGTTGCTGGTGCTGGCCGGAGCGGCGTTGCTGGCCGGAGCGGGGCGGTGA
- the sucD gene encoding succinate--CoA ligase subunit alpha, producing the protein MAIFLTKDSKVIVQGMTGATGMKHTKLMLADGTNIVGGVNPRKAGTSVDFDGTEVPVFGSVAEAIEKTGADVSVLFVPPAFAKAAVVEAIDAEIPLAVVITEGIAVHDSAAFWAYAGSKGNKTRIIGPNCPGLITPGQSNAGIIPGDITKPGRIGLVSKSGTLTYQMMYELRDIGFSSAVGIGGDPVIGTTHIDALAAFEADPETDLIVMIGEIGGDAEERAADFIAKNVTKPVVGYVAGFTAPEGKTMGHAGAIVSGSSGTAQAKKEALEAAGVKVGKTPTETAKLAREILGA; encoded by the coding sequence ATGGCAATCTTCCTCACCAAGGACAGCAAGGTCATCGTCCAGGGGATGACCGGTGCCACCGGCATGAAGCACACCAAGCTCATGCTCGCCGACGGCACCAACATCGTCGGCGGCGTGAACCCGCGCAAGGCCGGCACGTCCGTCGACTTCGACGGCACCGAGGTTCCCGTGTTCGGGAGCGTCGCCGAGGCGATCGAGAAGACCGGCGCGGACGTGTCGGTTCTCTTCGTGCCGCCGGCCTTCGCCAAGGCCGCCGTCGTCGAGGCGATCGACGCCGAGATCCCGCTGGCCGTCGTGATCACCGAGGGCATCGCCGTCCACGACTCCGCCGCCTTCTGGGCGTACGCGGGCTCGAAGGGCAACAAGACCCGGATCATCGGCCCGAACTGCCCCGGCCTGATCACCCCCGGCCAGTCCAACGCCGGCATCATCCCGGGCGACATCACCAAGCCCGGCCGCATCGGTCTCGTGTCCAAGTCCGGCACGCTGACCTACCAGATGATGTACGAGCTCCGTGACATCGGCTTCTCCTCCGCCGTCGGCATCGGTGGCGACCCGGTCATCGGTACGACGCACATCGACGCCCTCGCGGCGTTCGAGGCCGACCCCGAGACCGACCTCATCGTGATGATCGGCGAGATCGGCGGCGACGCCGAGGAGCGTGCGGCCGACTTCATCGCGAAGAACGTCACCAAGCCGGTCGTCGGTTACGTCGCGGGCTTCACCGCCCCCGAGGGCAAGACCATGGGCCACGCCGGCGCCATCGTCTCCGGCTCCTCCGGCACCGCGCAGGCGAAGAAGGAGGCCCTGGAGGCCGCAGGCGTCAAGGTCGGCAAGACGCCGACCGAGACCGCGAAGCTGGCGCGCGAGATCCTCGGCGCCTGA